ACAGGAGTGACTCATGGATTTTTTTCATTGTCATTAATCTATTGCTTATCTAATAACATAAGAGGGTAAATACCAAGTTCTGTTGTACGATGTTGTATTTGATTTTCTGCTGGTGGTTATTCTCCACTCGAGATTTAGATGATTCGATCCCATTATTTTGACTTTCAATTTCTCTCAAAGCCATGTGAGTTTCAAAaactatcttttatttatcaattatgtaaatgaataaaacTTGTTTAATCTCTTGAGACTTGTGGTACTTTAAATTTGATGAAAGGCTTTCTCACTATGACTTACATGCTGGGCCGtctatttgttttttcttttcaagtttCTTTTCCCCTTTCAGATAGTATGTTCCCCTTAAATTTTGATGTTTTGCGATATTTGCTAAATTTAAATGCAGAAAggaattgatgaaaattgggCAGCTGCCTTGGAATACAACCCTGAAGCTTTTGCTAGGGTGGTATGTATTCTCTTCAACTTGTGGACTGCATAAGTTAAATAATTGAGTTTTGAACTCAAAGTTTCTTGTTTAATCTTCAGGTCATGTTGTATGTTGACATGGAAGTTAATGGCGTGCCCTTAAAGGTAGAggcaataaaatttatctctAGATGCAGCGAAGATGCAGCCATGTTATTCTTTTACCATAACTTAGTGTCTGTTCTGTTATTTTGCATTCTTTCACAACTGTACCTTTTTTCATTCGCTTGTTTACTCAAAAACAACATCATGGAACTTATATGATAATTCCTGGATAATATCCTTTTTCTCTCAATGTTTTTAAATGGTTATGGTGGAAGCAAAAACCTTACAATGTAACTTTTCTGTCTCTCTTTATTCAAGGCATTTGTTGATAGTGGTGCTCAGTCCACAATAATATCAAAAAGCTGTGCCGAGCGATGTGGGTATGTATACACTTTATTGtttgattattatttcattactGCAATTATTCTACTATTAGGATTAGGTGAAATTAATGCTGGCTCTGTTGCAAACTTAATATTGGCAAGATATTGGATTTAGATAGAAGATTAATTCCTACATGTATACATAAATGTAATTATAGTTATCTGGTAAAGATCAATAAAATTAGGTATGTGCCTTTTCAACTCTTTAAGTTggcaagtattctttattaaGTGGAGATATGCTAGTTCCAtaatttttcttccttttattagttatttggAACTTTTATATGTTATTAGTAATGCCGATGCTCTATCTTAAGTCTTCACAAGAAATTTTAAAGGAATCCCACTATAATTATTGCTTCattgtgttttttttcttaattcagATTGCTTAGGCTTTTGGATCAACGTTATAGAGGCATTGCTCGTGGAGTAGGTCAATCTGAGATATTAGGTCGGATACACGTAGCTCCAATAAAGGTACTTGTGTGTGTTTTTATTTGTGCAGTTTATAGTTTctgttgtttatttttctactttGCTTTTACACATGCATGGCTGCATGCAaattaactttctttttttctcatattccaaGCACTTATATTTGAGTATGACTAGTCACATTCAAAAACTGTTGTCAGGTGATCTATATTAGTCACAGATCAGAAAATCATAAGCATAAAGTTGAGCAATGTATATTCTATGCATTGTTGCCTTCTTTTTTGGAAttatgttttgatgtttggtaTATGAACTCCTTCCATCTCTTCATAAAAAActccattttttatcatagATTGTACAAGCTGCAAAAATTGATGCCCCTTCATCGACTGAGGAATACTTGTTGTTCTATCAGCATTTAGTCGTTATTTATCACTATTACTATATCCTTAAAGCTGATTCTAACTTcacattttaattctttttattctgtGCAGATTGGGAGTATATTTTACCCTTGCTCTTTCTTGGTGCTAGATTCTCCCAAtatggaatttctttttgggcTTGATATGCTTCGCAAGCACCAGGTAGCATCTGCAACTGGACTTTTTGTCTAATGGTCTTCTTggaaatttgataattaaagtTCACTGTATATGTGAATTTATTCAAACTCTGTCTGTAGTGCATTATTGATTTGAAGGAGAATGTTTTGAAAGTTGCCGGTGGAGAAGTTTCTGTACCATTTTTGCAAGGTTAATCATCTGACCTCTACATTGCTCCTTTATAATGATGACAATATCATGCATGAATTGCTTTCTTAACCAGATGCTgtgtttcttttgttgtttcaGAGAAAGACATTCCATCTCATTTTCTGGATGAAGAGAGTCATAAAGAAGCATCCAGTTCTGGAAACCCAGTAAGTCTACTCCTATTCTATTAACAACAGTACATAGGTGGTCCTCGATGTTAGCTTCTGATTATACTAAGTATGTGAAGGTTTTAGACATTTGGCATACTCTATTCTGCAACTGTTAGTCTGTCCTATATTTGGAGTGTCAAATAACATTGTTGAACTTTTTAGTTATATCATAATTCATGCCTACTTGAAGTGTGGGAAAAAAAATGTTTCCTTTGCGACCTTGCGTATTTATCTGAAATGGATTGTTGAAATTGGCTTGAGCATGATTCTCTTTATCTTGTGTTTGCTACCATTATTTTAGCACAACTTCGGTGTAACTAGCCAAGTTGAACGATCTGGAAAACTTTAGATCTATCACCATTCAGTTTCTTGAACATAAACACACGCGTGTACAAGTTTGTCATCTGCAAATAAGTTGAAGGAAAGTTCTGGCACTGATCCACCTTGATTCTTCAGGTAACTTCAGGAACAGTGGATAAGAAGGCTAATGCATCTGCAGGAGGTCAATCTTCTGGTTAGGTTTCCTAATTTTGAGACGATAGTTTATTGGTTACTTCTTTTAACagttattttaactaattttgACCTTGACTGGTTTCGTTAGGTTGACCATATTAGCATGCATTTTTAGATTCCATGGCTTTGTTCATCAAGGACGTCAAATTATTTGCTAGGCTTAGGTCTTGCGCTGTTAATATTTGTGTCTGATTATGTTGGGcggaaatttatttatctttcatgttataagttttatatcaattactaattaatctttcatttttctgtGGGTCACAGGAGTTGCACGGGGTAGTGTAACACAGGTAAGTCATATCATTCCATCTTTCTGCGGTTCTTTTAGCTTGCTGCTGGAAATATGGTGTTAGCTATAATTTGCTAGTTGAGTACTTTTTCAGTTATTCTCAAACCCGTCAATGCTTTTTTTTGTTCATATGTTTAGTCAATGCTCTAGCTGATAGTAGTAGTTATTGTCGTGGTATTCATCATTGTCCTCATTATCATCATTGCCAATTGGTTGCTCATCTCAATAAATCCATGAACCTATCAATTCTGGACTATCACCATGGCCAATTTGGAGTTGAATTTAGATACATGTTCTCAAGAGATTTCCAAGTAAAAGATGATTTCCTGGCAGGGACCTGATTTTGAAGCAAAAGTTGCAAAGCTCGTCGAGCTAGGGTTTGGAAGAGATGCAGTGGTACAAGCTCTTAAATTATTCGAAGGAAATGAAGAACAGGCTGCTGGATTCCTTTTTGGTGGTTGAAGACCAACTCAATATTCTTAATATGCTCATTCATTGTGGGAATAATATTTGATTCCACCGACAAATTTTACAGATTAAAAATTAGTGTACCCATTTgcaaactaattttttttttttttttcctttttggcaATTCAAAGGGAAGTAAATTAAACAGTTCCATATTTTATTCCTTCCCtctatttacttattttattcaatGTTAACAACGACTGTCTTCTGACAGTTAAACTTTTCCTTGGATTGTAAAGAAATTTAGTTTTTGATACTCCGGATGCGCAAATTCTGCAATAACACTAGTAGAATGAGGCTGTCCTTATTCCTGATTAGATTGTATcccaaaaacaagaaaaattgaGTTAAGTCGAGTTTTGACTAATGTACATTTAGCTCATTTATTACTGAAACTACTGaatttttgttgaattttaaatgagtttaataaatatatgtatatattataaattaaatagtttcccaatttattaaaaaataaggtacttattttgaaagttataatttatttattgaattttatgatttattctaataaataagtttaaatgaatattgttatatttttatgacaagtaaaaatataaattattaaacaattaatattatattttaggaGCTAGGTTATAGAAATATATGAGCTAATGAGCTGAgtttgttttaataatttaggtttaccatatttattaaacaagTGTCATTAAAGGTGTTTTTGACTGAATTCGATTATGAGTAGctaataagaaatttaattcgTTTACAACTGAATGCCATATTCGTCTTGTGTTCTAAAATTTGTAGAATGATTGGGAAAGATAAATTTGTTTTTGCTGTCAAGGCAAAcgtaaaaattatatttttgtcatttcatcataatatattattactttCAAGACGTTTTTAACGTACTGGTGATTGAAGCCTGCAAATAGATTAACTCAATGAAGAATGGCATTGGAAACTTCCCTTTGTCTGGAGCTTCGTCTACCAATATGCAACTAGGCTTATTTGTAACAAAAACAACGAGGCTGCGCAAGTTTAACCCTTGGAGGTTTGCATGAAAAGGTT
The Ricinus communis isolate WT05 ecotype wild-type chromosome 1, ASM1957865v1, whole genome shotgun sequence DNA segment above includes these coding regions:
- the LOC8267681 gene encoding protein DNA-DAMAGE INDUCIBLE 1 isoform X1 — protein: MRITVMTADEQIISLEVDPHESVENVKALLEVETQVPLQQQQLLYNGREIRNNEKLSALGVKDEDLLMMVSGGGAAVAPSSAPANDLSFNADGSAVNPGAFQQHIRNDSNLMAQLFQTDPELAQALLGNDLNRLQGLLRQRNRQRSELRRQQEEELALLSADPFDVEAQKKIEAAIRQKGIDENWAAALEYNPEAFARVVMLYVDMEVNGVPLKAFVDSGAQSTIISKSCAERCGLLRLLDQRYRGIARGVGQSEILGRIHVAPIKIGSIFYPCSFLVLDSPNMEFLFGLDMLRKHQCIIDLKENVLKVAGGEVSVPFLQEKDIPSHFLDEESHKEASSSGNPVTSGTVDKKANASAGGQSSGVARGSVTQGPDFEAKVAKLVELGFGRDAVVQALKLFEGNEEQAAGFLFGG